CCGCCGTCACCTGCACCGGAAGCAGCCGCACTGGCTGGGCGACAGGCGCTCCCTCCTGCCGCCTACGTCGGTAGACCCAGGACTGCAACGTGCTCAGCATCAGGCCTCGACGCTCCGCGGCGAACTCCCTCTGCGTCAGCCCGCTCGTCTCGTACTCCTCGGCGACGCGGACCCACTCCGGCTTTTCTCTCTGCTTCGTAATGACCGGGTAGGGTCCGCCGTCCCCCTCGCCCCGGCCAAGTCTCGCAGCACGTCATTGGCCGGACGGATACCCTGCTCTGGCCGCGCGCGTCCACGCCTCCGGAGACACGCGACCGGGCCAGCGACACTCCTATCTTCATGAATGGACAGGAGCTCTCTTCGCCAGT
Above is a window of Cystobacter fuscus DNA encoding:
- the tnpA gene encoding IS66 family insertion sequence element accessory protein TnpA, producing the protein MTKQREKPEWVRVAEEYETSGLTQREFAAERRGLMLSTLQSWVYRRRRQEGAPVAQPVRLLPVQVTAEQDVARVDRPRAWTPARQPSEEVTSQKLPPQ